Proteins co-encoded in one Meiothermus sp. genomic window:
- a CDS encoding LacI family DNA-binding transcriptional regulator gives MEHQQTPTIQDVARLAGVSTGTVSRVLNQRPGVHPETRTRVLEVVQRLGYVPMQAARELTGKGDTVGILLAPGVRRYIPYFVLLFEHLSEALWQAGLRLEETSTDPAGLPLKPAKGYILLGAHDHDPRLEALAQARTPHVLVGVYPGAFWVAPDDEGGAYAATRHLLELGHREIAHLTGQPQHQAGRERLRGYRRALEAYQVPYRPELVLDGDFSTLTAYRVVRKAWEGGLRFSALFAASDEMAVGAQAALEDVGQRVPQDVSLVGYDDLPEVGEQLTTVRQEIAEIARTTARLLKEALAGVPPYGVRVPVRLVVRGTTCLKEVGG, from the coding sequence ATGGAACACCAACAAACCCCCACCATTCAAGATGTGGCCCGCCTGGCCGGGGTATCCACTGGCACGGTCAGCCGGGTGCTCAACCAACGGCCAGGGGTACACCCCGAGACCAGAACCCGGGTGCTCGAGGTGGTGCAGCGCCTGGGCTACGTGCCCATGCAGGCCGCCCGCGAACTAACCGGCAAGGGCGACACCGTGGGCATACTGCTGGCCCCTGGGGTGCGGCGCTACATCCCGTACTTTGTGCTGTTGTTCGAACACCTTTCCGAGGCGCTCTGGCAGGCCGGGCTGCGCCTGGAGGAGACCTCCACCGACCCCGCCGGCCTGCCCCTCAAACCGGCCAAAGGCTACATCCTGCTGGGGGCGCACGACCACGACCCCCGGCTCGAGGCCCTGGCCCAGGCCCGGACGCCCCATGTGCTGGTGGGGGTGTATCCGGGGGCTTTCTGGGTAGCGCCGGACGACGAGGGCGGGGCCTATGCGGCCACCCGGCACCTGCTCGAGCTCGGCCACCGCGAGATTGCCCACCTGACCGGCCAGCCCCAACACCAGGCCGGACGGGAGCGGCTGCGCGGCTACCGACGGGCGCTCGAGGCCTACCAGGTACCCTACCGGCCCGAGCTGGTGCTGGACGGCGACTTTTCTACCCTTACGGCCTACCGGGTGGTGCGCAAGGCCTGGGAAGGGGGCCTGCGCTTCAGCGCCCTTTTTGCAGCTTCCGACGAGATGGCGGTGGGAGCCCAGGCGGCCTTGGAGGATGTGGGCCAGCGGGTGCCACAAGACGTCTCGCTGGTGGGCTACGACGACCTGCCCGAGGTGGGCGAACAGCTCACCACCGTGCGGCAGGAGATCGCAGAGATTGCCCGTACCACGGCCCGCCTGCTCAAAGAAGCCCTGGCGGGGGTTCCCCCCTATGGGGTGCGGGTGCCGGTGCGCCTGGTGGTACGGGGCACAACCTGCCTGAAGGAGGTGGGAGGGTAG
- a CDS encoding extracellular solute-binding protein has protein sequence MKKILVTLALAMLGLASAQTVVKLQGFGGNDTAIISSLVREIVNPALEKEGIRAEYQGIEGDYRAALLNALSAGTAADLFYVDIFWSEPLFASGRVEPLNKYFTPQELAVFNRNLLNAFTLRGNVYGLPKDFNTLAVQFNKDLFDEAKVPYLNQTDTWETFKDKLKRIQAALKDVAGLCVVADHARFGAFAYATGWRPFNAQGRTVLDANFRRAFEWYTSLVKDGAGKYAQDLGEGWTGGCFGAEKAAVAIEGAWIGGFLRDKAPNMRYGTTLIPLDPVTKQRGNFIFTVSWSMNAASKNKEAAAKVLRALTSPEAQNWILSRGLALPSRSALANSPIFQRPGKENELNRVVFQGSTGVGGAVLPFKFGALDGGNWMRPINEALQAVITGKKSVDQAIADAQAELNRIVR, from the coding sequence ATGAAGAAAATACTCGTAACCCTGGCCCTGGCTATGCTGGGCCTGGCCTCGGCGCAAACGGTAGTAAAGCTACAAGGTTTCGGCGGAAACGATACCGCCATCATCAGCAGCCTGGTGCGGGAGATTGTAAACCCGGCCCTGGAGAAAGAGGGCATCCGGGCCGAGTACCAGGGCATCGAGGGCGATTACCGCGCGGCTTTGCTCAACGCCCTCTCGGCGGGCACCGCTGCCGACCTCTTTTACGTGGATATTTTTTGGTCGGAGCCCCTGTTCGCTTCGGGCCGGGTGGAGCCCCTGAACAAATACTTCACCCCGCAGGAACTGGCCGTCTTCAACCGCAACCTGCTGAATGCCTTCACCCTGCGCGGCAACGTCTACGGCCTGCCCAAGGACTTCAACACCCTGGCTGTGCAGTTCAACAAAGACCTCTTCGACGAAGCCAAGGTGCCCTACCTCAACCAGACCGACACCTGGGAGACCTTCAAGGACAAGCTCAAGCGCATACAGGCTGCCCTCAAGGATGTGGCCGGGCTTTGCGTGGTGGCCGACCATGCCCGCTTCGGGGCCTTCGCCTACGCCACCGGCTGGCGGCCCTTCAACGCCCAGGGCCGCACCGTGCTGGACGCCAACTTCCGCCGGGCCTTCGAGTGGTACACCAGCCTGGTCAAGGATGGGGCCGGTAAGTACGCCCAGGATCTGGGCGAGGGCTGGACGGGCGGCTGCTTTGGGGCCGAGAAGGCCGCGGTGGCTATCGAGGGGGCCTGGATCGGCGGCTTCCTGCGCGACAAGGCCCCCAACATGCGCTATGGCACCACCCTGATTCCCCTCGACCCGGTCACCAAGCAGCGGGGCAATTTCATATTTACGGTCTCCTGGAGCATGAACGCGGCCTCCAAGAACAAGGAGGCGGCGGCCAAGGTGTTGCGGGCCCTCACCAGCCCCGAGGCCCAGAACTGGATTCTCTCCCGTGGGCTGGCCCTGCCCAGCCGCAGCGCGCTGGCCAACAGCCCCATTTTCCAGCGCCCCGGCAAGGAAAACGAGCTGAACCGGGTGGTCTTCCAGGGCTCGACCGGTGTGGGCGGGGCGGTGCTGCCCTTCAAGTTTGGTGCGCTGGACGGGGGTAACTGGATGCGTCCCATCAACGAGGCCTTGCAGGCGGTGATTACCGGCAAGAAGTCGGTGGATCAGGCCATTGCCGACGCCCAGGCCGAGCTGAACCGCATCGTCCGCTAA
- a CDS encoding metal ABC transporter solute-binding protein, Zn/Mn family, which translates to MQIRNHLRLLVLLALLAPGLATQAAAQPDKIAQLQPVRQTPVRVVTTVNFITDLVQQVGGDRVRVEGLMGAGVDPHLYKASAGDVRRLQQADLVFYAGLHLEGKMVELLERLPKAIAVTDAIPRERLIRPAGGFQGQYTYDPHVWFDVTLWQLTINQVRDALSRVDPAGANRYRANAEAYRKRLEQLDAFIRQQIAQVPPQQRVLITAHDAFNYLGRRYGLEVRGLQGISTVSEAGTRDVQALADFIVERRIRAIFVESSVPRRAIEAVVAAVRARGWRVTIGGELFSDAAGSPGTPEGTYVGMMEHNIRTIVNGLLGREP; encoded by the coding sequence ATGCAAATCCGTAACCACCTAAGACTTCTTGTACTGCTGGCCCTGCTGGCGCCGGGCCTGGCAACCCAGGCCGCCGCCCAGCCGGACAAAATCGCCCAGCTTCAACCGGTGCGGCAAACCCCGGTGCGGGTGGTGACCACGGTCAACTTCATCACCGACCTGGTGCAGCAGGTGGGGGGCGACCGCGTCCGGGTGGAGGGCCTGATGGGGGCCGGGGTAGACCCCCACCTCTACAAGGCCTCGGCGGGCGATGTGCGTCGGCTCCAGCAGGCCGACCTGGTCTTCTACGCCGGGCTGCACCTCGAGGGCAAGATGGTGGAACTGCTGGAACGCCTACCCAAGGCCATCGCGGTAACCGACGCCATCCCCCGCGAGCGCCTGATTCGGCCCGCTGGCGGCTTCCAGGGGCAGTACACCTACGACCCGCACGTCTGGTTCGATGTAACCCTCTGGCAGCTCACCATCAACCAGGTACGGGATGCGCTCAGCAGAGTAGACCCCGCCGGGGCCAACCGCTACCGGGCCAATGCCGAAGCCTACCGCAAGCGCCTCGAGCAACTGGATGCCTTCATCCGCCAGCAAATTGCCCAGGTTCCGCCCCAGCAACGGGTGCTGATCACCGCCCACGACGCCTTTAACTATCTGGGCAGGCGGTACGGCCTCGAGGTGCGGGGCTTGCAGGGCATCTCCACCGTATCCGAGGCCGGCACCCGCGACGTGCAGGCCCTGGCCGACTTCATCGTCGAGCGCAGGATTCGCGCCATCTTCGTGGAGTCCAGCGTGCCCCGGCGCGCCATCGAGGCGGTGGTGGCAGCGGTGCGGGCTCGAGGCTGGCGCGTAACCATCGGGGGTGAGCTTTTTTCCGACGCCGCCGGCAGCCCCGGCACCCCCGAGGGCACCTATGTGGGCATGATGGAGCACAACATCCGCACCATCGTGAACGGGCTGCTGGGGAGGGAACCGTGA
- a CDS encoding glycogen debranching N-terminal domain-containing protein, which yields MLPLKEDDTYAVLSDQGLVEAGEQGFYRHDTRYLSSYTWVLPGFRLLLSHSPRPDRLVQHWSWIKGPDQVVGVRRELQMERGGFWERLELENTALEAHTLEIALQAQADFADLFEAKGWHRVERRLEGLEYTAPDGLRLATRLTFDPPPVQETALEGGAVYTWRFALAPKQKVLLHLKGRFESPFEPHTPPLPSYQDWQQRFPLHMESGRSQRVLEQAITDLRALLFSLPEGLFPAAGIPWYVCPFGRDSLLTAYMMQPWASDVTQGVLTYLARYQGREVNPFLDETPGKIIHEMRLGELSRTGQVPFARYYGTVDATPLFVVLLHRYWKDSGDMAFVRRLQPHWEAALAWMTDYADPDQDGFLEYAPNTQKGHLVQSWKDSFDSQSHRDGSLAQGAIAVCEVQGYAYMAYQSAAAFYRALGQTGQAEAWESRAQTLRARFHQAFWLPELRTYAAGLDGEKRPMAILTSNPGHLLWSGIVPEEVAPQLVETLFSEALFSGWGVRTLGAGEVRYNPLSYHNGSVWPHDNALLIGGLVRYGFYEEALRAMEALFRLAMTQPDWRLPELVGGYPKHEGEPPVPYPASCRPQAWDAAAVVYMLRLIQEINRKHPVQGLLALGTVRV from the coding sequence ATGCTTCCGCTCAAAGAAGACGATACTTACGCAGTTTTATCAGACCAGGGCCTGGTGGAAGCAGGGGAGCAGGGCTTTTACCGGCACGATACCCGCTACCTCTCGAGCTACACCTGGGTGCTGCCGGGCTTTCGCCTGCTGCTCTCGCATAGCCCCCGCCCCGACCGGTTGGTGCAGCACTGGAGCTGGATTAAGGGCCCCGACCAGGTGGTGGGGGTGCGGCGGGAACTCCAGATGGAACGGGGTGGGTTCTGGGAGCGGCTGGAACTGGAGAACACCGCACTGGAAGCCCATACTTTGGAGATTGCCCTGCAGGCCCAGGCCGACTTTGCCGACCTTTTCGAGGCCAAGGGCTGGCACAGGGTGGAGCGGCGGCTGGAGGGCCTCGAGTACACCGCTCCCGACGGCCTGCGCCTGGCTACCCGCCTCACCTTCGACCCCCCGCCCGTTCAAGAAACAGCGCTCGAGGGCGGCGCGGTGTACACCTGGCGCTTTGCCCTGGCACCCAAACAGAAAGTTCTTTTGCACCTGAAAGGCCGCTTCGAAAGCCCCTTCGAGCCCCACACCCCGCCCCTGCCCAGCTACCAGGACTGGCAGCAACGCTTCCCCCTCCATATGGAAAGCGGACGCAGCCAGCGGGTCTTGGAGCAGGCCATCACCGACCTGCGGGCCTTGCTCTTCTCCCTGCCCGAAGGGCTGTTCCCGGCGGCGGGGATTCCCTGGTATGTCTGCCCTTTTGGCCGCGACTCCCTGCTGACAGCCTACATGATGCAGCCCTGGGCCAGCGACGTAACCCAGGGGGTACTGACCTACCTCGCCAGGTACCAGGGCCGGGAGGTGAACCCGTTTTTGGACGAGACCCCCGGCAAGATCATCCACGAGATGCGCTTAGGCGAGCTTTCGCGCACCGGCCAGGTGCCCTTTGCCCGCTACTACGGCACCGTGGATGCCACCCCGCTCTTTGTCGTTCTGCTGCACCGGTACTGGAAAGACAGCGGCGATATGGCCTTTGTGCGCCGCTTGCAGCCCCACTGGGAGGCGGCCCTGGCCTGGATGACCGACTACGCCGACCCCGACCAGGACGGCTTTCTGGAGTACGCCCCCAACACCCAGAAGGGCCACCTGGTGCAGTCCTGGAAAGACTCCTTCGACTCCCAGAGCCACCGCGACGGCTCGCTGGCCCAGGGGGCCATTGCGGTTTGCGAAGTACAGGGCTATGCCTATATGGCCTATCAGTCTGCGGCGGCGTTTTACCGGGCGCTGGGCCAGACCGGTCAAGCCGAAGCATGGGAGTCTCGAGCCCAGACCCTCCGAGCCCGCTTCCACCAGGCCTTCTGGCTGCCCGAACTGCGCACCTACGCGGCCGGCCTGGACGGGGAAAAACGGCCCATGGCCATCCTCACCTCCAACCCCGGCCACTTGCTGTGGAGCGGCATCGTGCCGGAGGAGGTGGCCCCCCAACTGGTCGAGACCCTCTTCTCCGAGGCGCTTTTTAGCGGCTGGGGGGTGCGCACGCTGGGCGCAGGGGAGGTGCGCTACAACCCGCTCTCGTACCACAACGGCTCGGTCTGGCCGCACGACAACGCGCTATTGATTGGAGGACTGGTGCGCTACGGCTTTTACGAAGAAGCCCTGCGGGCCATGGAGGCGCTCTTCCGCCTGGCCATGACCCAGCCCGACTGGCGCCTGCCGGAGCTGGTGGGGGGCTACCCCAAGCACGAAGGGGAACCGCCGGTGCCGTACCCGGCTTCCTGTAGGCCCCAAGCCTGGGACGCGGCGGCGGTGGTGTATATGCTGCGGCTCATTCAGGAGATCAACCGCAAGCACCCGGTGCAGGGCCTTTTGGCGCTGGGCACGGTTCGGGTATAG
- a CDS encoding metallopeptidase family protein: MTYEAFVETAERLWDEIPAEYKQGLHGLHVLEHLKPDPDEPELLWLGEYYDPGYPSVLGGFEGIGRHIALFYGSFAALAAEDPDFDWEGEIWETLLHELRHHLESLAWRDDLVQEDIENLRRYREGR; this comes from the coding sequence ATGACCTACGAGGCCTTTGTCGAAACAGCCGAGCGGCTGTGGGATGAAATTCCAGCTGAGTACAAGCAAGGCTTACACGGCCTTCACGTGTTGGAACACCTCAAACCCGATCCCGACGAACCCGAACTGCTATGGCTGGGTGAGTACTACGACCCTGGCTATCCCTCGGTGCTGGGGGGATTTGAGGGCATAGGGCGGCACATTGCCCTGTTTTACGGCTCTTTTGCGGCACTGGCTGCCGAAGACCCCGACTTCGACTGGGAGGGCGAGATCTGGGAAACCCTGCTGCACGAACTGCGCCACCACCTGGAGTCGCTGGCCTGGCGGGACGACCTGGTACAGGAAGACATAGAGAACCTCAGGCGTTACCGGGAAGGCCGATAG
- the mntR gene encoding manganese-dependent transcriptional regulator MntR, whose protein sequence is MNRTTHHTPLSEAQEDYLKQVLLLGSGEGMGRLEDTLPVSTQSLADRMQVKPASVTGMLKKLAELGLVEYEAYRGVRLTEAGYKVALEVLRHHRLIEAYLHQALGYGWEEVHAEAEKLEHHISEAFEQRIAEWLGHPSHDPHGDVIPSAALELPPTTPNLRLVALQSGQHGRVARVATQDQDALNLLARLGLKPGATLHLLEQGAEGSRIQVGGQRYLLPTSLAQVLWIQIEEDRDANP, encoded by the coding sequence ATGAACAGGACTACCCACCACACCCCCCTCTCCGAGGCCCAGGAAGACTATCTAAAGCAGGTCTTGCTGCTGGGCAGTGGGGAGGGTATGGGCCGGCTCGAGGACACCTTGCCGGTATCCACCCAGTCGCTGGCCGACCGGATGCAGGTCAAGCCCGCCTCCGTCACCGGGATGCTCAAGAAGCTGGCCGAGCTGGGCCTGGTGGAGTACGAGGCCTACCGGGGCGTGCGGCTTACCGAGGCCGGCTACAAGGTGGCCCTCGAGGTGCTCCGCCACCACCGGCTCATCGAGGCCTATCTGCACCAGGCCCTGGGCTATGGCTGGGAGGAGGTGCACGCCGAAGCAGAAAAGCTCGAGCACCACATCTCAGAAGCCTTCGAACAACGCATCGCCGAGTGGCTGGGCCACCCTTCCCACGACCCCCACGGCGACGTCATCCCCAGCGCGGCCCTCGAGCTGCCCCCCACCACCCCCAACCTCCGCCTGGTGGCCCTGCAAAGCGGCCAGCACGGCAGGGTGGCGCGGGTGGCCACCCAGGATCAGGACGCGCTCAACCTGCTAGCCCGTCTGGGTCTTAAGCCCGGGGCTACGCTGCACCTGCTCGAGCAGGGGGCCGAGGGCAGCCGCATACAGGTGGGGGGCCAGCGCTACCTGCTGCCCACCAGCCTGGCCCAGGTGCTGTGGATACAGATCGAGGAGGATCGGGATGCAAATCCGTAA
- a CDS encoding carbohydrate ABC transporter permease, which produces MATKAIRPVRKLDERHLARQRWARAGWVYGAMLALAVFFIGPFYVAFLGSLKDNPLEWPFRYSFAQTQPKNWAAAWRLGQLGAGNPWTGGFAPGAEIPFQISYFLEEGQEPEPPTVTVPTRRAGAGLGAIFDEVQAAQYAQVSEVQEVSRRPAVVGGQPGQIVTYAFTIRYPKGDAAANQPTIPRLPLDVEAPRGQQYYAATLDPNRLERRGRVASWDSVTPGFFGYVFRNYVRVFNEARDPNTGASFFLRWTANSFFVSLAVVLTTLLFASLGGYALARMYLPGKNYLFAFIVFTMTVPSQATFISNYLVLRDLGLLGSLWGMIVWSAVGAGAVFIMKQFFESIPREIEEAALMDGATPVTTFFRIILPIATPALGALTILTFQGMWNEFFKAAVVLSGQQASYTLPLGLSFFRSAYGVAGDWGLMLASAFLSMIPIIILFVVFQRYFVEGVSTSALKG; this is translated from the coding sequence ATGGCGACAAAAGCGATCCGACCGGTACGCAAACTGGACGAGCGCCACCTGGCCCGCCAGCGCTGGGCGCGGGCCGGCTGGGTGTATGGCGCCATGCTGGCGCTGGCGGTCTTTTTTATCGGGCCCTTTTATGTGGCGTTTCTTGGCAGCCTGAAGGACAACCCCCTCGAGTGGCCCTTCCGCTACAGCTTTGCCCAGACCCAGCCCAAAAACTGGGCGGCGGCCTGGCGGCTGGGGCAGTTGGGCGCGGGTAACCCCTGGACGGGGGGGTTTGCACCTGGGGCCGAGATTCCCTTTCAGATCAGCTATTTTTTGGAGGAGGGGCAGGAGCCCGAGCCCCCTACCGTCACGGTGCCCACCCGGCGGGCCGGGGCCGGCCTGGGGGCCATCTTCGACGAGGTGCAGGCGGCCCAGTACGCCCAGGTTTCCGAGGTGCAGGAGGTGAGCCGCCGTCCGGCGGTGGTGGGCGGTCAGCCGGGCCAGATTGTGACCTACGCCTTCACCATCCGCTATCCCAAGGGCGATGCTGCGGCCAACCAACCGACCATTCCCCGCCTGCCCCTGGATGTGGAGGCCCCCAGGGGCCAGCAGTACTATGCGGCCACCCTCGACCCCAACCGCCTCGAGCGCCGCGGACGGGTGGCGAGCTGGGACAGCGTGACGCCGGGCTTCTTTGGCTATGTTTTCCGCAACTATGTGCGGGTCTTCAACGAGGCCCGCGACCCCAACACCGGGGCCAGCTTCTTTTTGCGCTGGACGGCCAATAGCTTTTTTGTGAGCCTGGCGGTGGTGCTCACCACCCTGCTCTTTGCCTCGCTGGGGGGCTACGCCCTGGCCCGCATGTACCTGCCGGGCAAAAACTATCTGTTCGCTTTCATCGTCTTTACCATGACCGTGCCCAGCCAGGCCACCTTCATCTCCAACTACCTGGTGCTGCGCGACCTGGGCCTGCTGGGGAGCCTGTGGGGCATGATTGTCTGGAGCGCGGTGGGGGCCGGGGCGGTTTTTATCATGAAGCAGTTCTTCGAGTCCATCCCCCGCGAGATCGAGGAGGCCGCCCTGATGGATGGCGCCACCCCCGTCACCACCTTTTTCCGCATCATCCTGCCCATAGCCACGCCCGCGCTGGGGGCGCTGACCATCCTAACCTTCCAGGGCATGTGGAACGAGTTCTTCAAGGCGGCGGTGGTGCTCTCGGGCCAGCAGGCCAGCTACACCCTGCCCCTGGGCCTTTCCTTCTTCCGCAGCGCCTACGGGGTGGCGGGTGACTGGGGCCTGATGCTGGCCAGCGCCTTCCTTTCCATGATTCCCATTATCATCTTGTTCGTGGTCTTCCAGCGCTACTTCGTGGAAGGGGTCTCCACCAGTGCGCTCAAGGGATGA
- a CDS encoding LysM peptidoglycan-binding domain-containing protein gives MWPFGKSLSARVQDAINQWPPLQGLGLNIQEQGGNVRITGAVPRQPHLSLLQATVEGVKGVKSVDLSGVIVAQQEVSEAAIATEEEAIRKATEASKLAKKVLATLEANGELKDDPIAVLQKGTGVVLQGAVDSQHEFNLAVQLAKQAGATEVDASGLKVVEGAKARFAAEQGGVNIPDEWYTVQPGDTLSGIALKFYGDASRESYMKIAKANNIANPDLIRVGQKLQIPR, from the coding sequence ATGTGGCCGTTTGGAAAGTCATTATCTGCTCGAGTTCAGGATGCAATCAACCAGTGGCCCCCCCTACAGGGGCTGGGCCTCAACATTCAAGAACAGGGCGGTAATGTTCGCATTACCGGCGCGGTGCCCCGCCAGCCCCATTTGTCGCTCCTGCAGGCTACGGTGGAGGGCGTCAAGGGGGTTAAGTCGGTGGATTTGAGCGGGGTGATTGTGGCCCAGCAGGAGGTCTCCGAGGCCGCCATTGCTACCGAAGAGGAGGCCATCCGCAAGGCCACCGAGGCCAGCAAGCTGGCCAAAAAAGTGCTGGCTACCCTCGAAGCCAACGGCGAACTCAAAGACGACCCCATCGCCGTGCTGCAAAAGGGCACCGGGGTGGTGCTGCAAGGCGCGGTGGACAGCCAGCACGAGTTCAACCTGGCCGTACAGCTCGCCAAGCAGGCCGGGGCCACCGAGGTGGATGCCAGCGGGCTGAAAGTGGTAGAGGGCGCTAAGGCCCGTTTTGCTGCCGAGCAGGGCGGGGTCAACATCCCCGACGAGTGGTACACCGTGCAGCCGGGCGATACCCTCTCGGGCATTGCCCTCAAGTTCTACGGCGATGCTTCCCGCGAAAGCTACATGAAAATCGCCAAAGCCAACAATATCGCCAACCCCGACCTGATTCGGGTGGGGCAGAAGCTGCAAATTCCCCGATAA
- a CDS encoding carbohydrate ABC transporter permease: MLRSQRTEALYALLFLAPFLIHLGIFFVFAFVRTVGFSFTDATLIGQSSRFVGFSNFVELFREPRFLAALTHSISFMLVVTTLQTLLALALAAVLNQRLRGITFFRTVYYIPSVLSSAAVTVIAIWFFQKTGFLNTFIGYIGSVAPVLLAFGGLFVLAQAVQVGWERWRGVPVPWLDPALATISLVVALALTWGLVGLGVVRPLEARPPEFTWLTNPDRFLGIPIPLWSIVILNTFTTIPTLMLIFLAGLQDIPRSLYEAASIDGATPLQQFFSVTVPMLRPVTFLVITLSLIGTLQMFDQVALMGDAAPLDSIIVLAYYVYNNVFSGEGKVGLASAAALILAGLTFAIVLLQRALGISEKAH; this comes from the coding sequence ATGCTTCGTTCGCAACGAACCGAAGCGCTGTATGCGCTGCTGTTTCTGGCCCCGTTTCTGATTCACCTGGGTATTTTCTTCGTCTTTGCCTTTGTCCGCACGGTGGGCTTTAGCTTTACCGATGCCACCCTGATTGGGCAGTCGAGCCGGTTTGTGGGCTTCTCGAACTTCGTGGAGCTTTTCCGCGAGCCGCGCTTTTTGGCTGCCCTCACCCACTCCATCAGCTTTATGCTGGTGGTCACCACCCTGCAAACCCTCTTAGCGCTGGCCCTGGCGGCGGTGCTCAACCAGCGGCTGCGCGGGATTACCTTTTTCCGCACGGTTTACTACATCCCCAGCGTGCTCTCCTCGGCCGCCGTGACGGTAATTGCCATCTGGTTTTTCCAGAAAACCGGTTTCCTGAACACCTTTATTGGGTATATCGGCTCGGTGGCCCCGGTGCTCCTGGCCTTTGGGGGCCTTTTTGTACTGGCCCAGGCGGTGCAGGTGGGCTGGGAACGCTGGCGGGGGGTGCCGGTGCCCTGGCTCGACCCGGCCCTGGCCACCATCTCGCTGGTGGTGGCGCTGGCCCTCACCTGGGGGCTGGTGGGGCTGGGGGTGGTGCGGCCCCTCGAGGCCCGTCCCCCCGAGTTTACCTGGCTCACCAACCCCGACCGCTTTCTGGGGATTCCCATCCCGCTTTGGAGCATCGTTATCCTTAACACCTTCACCACCATCCCCACCCTGATGCTGATTTTTTTAGCAGGTCTGCAGGACATTCCCAGGAGCCTCTACGAGGCGGCCTCCATCGATGGCGCAACCCCGTTGCAGCAGTTCTTTAGCGTGACCGTGCCCATGCTGCGCCCGGTGACCTTTTTGGTGATTACTTTGTCGCTCATTGGCACCTTGCAGATGTTCGACCAGGTGGCCCTGATGGGCGACGCGGCCCCGCTGGACTCGATTATCGTGCTGGCCTATTACGTCTACAACAACGTGTTTAGCGGAGAGGGCAAGGTGGGGCTGGCCTCGGCGGCGGCCCTGATTCTGGCCGGGCTGACCTTCGCTATTGTGCTTTTGCAGCGGGCCCTGGGCATCTCGGAGAAGGCCCACTAG
- a CDS encoding glucose-1-phosphate thymidylyltransferase, with amino-acid sequence MKGLILAAGRGTRLRPLTHTRPKPVIRLAGKPIIRYAVDNLLEAGITEVGVVVSPDTIEDIKLALKDCSGVQITYIVQEEALGIAHAVGTAKDWLGQSPFVLYLGDNLFQKGVKSFVEAYQPGISAVIALVRVPDPRQFGVAVLEQGRIVKLLEKPKEPPSDLAVAGVYVFSPAIMEIIANLKPSTRGEYEITDAIQALVDQGHTVLGQEIVGWWKDTGRPADLLDANRLLLVEQKSPTPVIEGQVHESQVTGRVVIEKGAVVKNSTILGPVHIAQNAIVEGAYIGPFTSVGPNAVVRQAEVEYSILEDSAVVEDVPLRLHECILGVGARVTRRQSLPKAHKLVLGDLSSLELA; translated from the coding sequence ATGAAAGGACTCATTCTCGCCGCTGGACGGGGTACCCGGCTTCGTCCCCTCACCCACACGCGCCCCAAGCCGGTCATCCGGCTGGCTGGCAAGCCCATCATTCGCTATGCAGTGGACAACCTGCTCGAGGCGGGCATTACCGAGGTGGGGGTGGTGGTCTCCCCCGACACCATCGAAGACATCAAGCTGGCCCTCAAAGATTGCTCAGGCGTGCAGATTACCTACATTGTGCAGGAAGAAGCCCTGGGCATTGCCCATGCGGTCGGCACGGCCAAAGACTGGCTGGGGCAGAGCCCTTTTGTGCTGTATCTGGGCGATAACCTCTTTCAAAAAGGCGTCAAGTCCTTTGTGGAAGCCTACCAGCCCGGCATAAGCGCGGTGATTGCCCTGGTGCGCGTACCCGACCCCCGGCAGTTTGGGGTGGCGGTGTTGGAACAGGGGCGCATCGTCAAGCTGCTGGAGAAGCCCAAAGAACCGCCTTCGGATCTAGCCGTGGCCGGGGTGTACGTATTCAGTCCGGCCATCATGGAGATTATTGCCAACCTCAAGCCCAGCACCCGGGGCGAGTACGAAATTACCGACGCTATTCAGGCCCTGGTGGATCAGGGCCACACCGTGCTGGGGCAGGAAATTGTCGGCTGGTGGAAGGATACCGGACGCCCCGCCGACCTGCTGGACGCCAACCGGCTCTTGCTGGTGGAGCAAAAAAGCCCCACCCCGGTGATCGAAGGGCAGGTACATGAGAGCCAGGTCACCGGGCGGGTGGTCATCGAAAAGGGCGCGGTGGTCAAGAACAGCACTATTCTGGGCCCGGTACACATCGCCCAGAACGCCATTGTCGAAGGTGCTTACATCGGCCCTTTTACCTCGGTAGGCCCCAACGCTGTGGTGCGCCAGGCCGAGGTGGAGTATTCCATCCTGGAAGATAGTGCCGTGGTCGAGGATGTGCCGCTGCGACTCCATGAGTGCATTCTGGGGGTTGGAGCCAGAGTAACCAGGCGCCAAAGCCTGCCCAAAGCCCACAAACTGGTGCTGGGCGACCTGAGCAGCCTCGAGCTGGCCTAG